From the genome of Methanobrevibacter sp.:
TCCTTGGTGAGATAGTGGTGAATACAATAACAATGGTATGGGCAGATTGGCATATTAAAAAGTTGATTAAATTAGATAAAATGATTAAAAAATAAAAAAAGTAAGGTGCTTAATACTCATTTTAGAATTATTTTAATAATTTATATATTGTCTTTTCAAGATTTTCATTAAATGGAATATATCTCTCTTCAATTTCTGGGGATAGATATTCACTTAATTCATTTTCTGGAACCAGATAATAATTTCCGTTCTGTTCTATAGTCATTTCCAAATGGCTTCTATTGAATCTTGCAAGATTTACATTTTCGTGAGATTCCACTAAATTGTCAAATGGGAAACGTATTATTATTGGGGTGTTGAATCCTATTCCAAATTCTAATAGTAGCAATTTTCCATTAACAGCCTTTTCTTTAAAATTTAGGTAATTATTCTTTTGCTTGTGCCATTCATCATCTTCTACAAAGAAGCTGTCTTTTCTAAGATTCAGATCCATCTCCTCTCCACAAACTGGACAAATAGGCACAAGTTCACTAGGCACTTTCAAATCTTTATCTGTTTTTTCAATCATTTCCAAGATCAATTCCTCATCATCATATAATTTGTTATGGCAGGCTTTGGAGCATTGCATTTTAGAATAGGATCCTTGTGTCCTAAAGAATCTTCCTTCATCAAATCCTGATTTCAAGAACTGATCATCGACATTTGTTGTAATTACAAAATAATCTTTATCCTTAACAAGATTGAATAATTTTTTATAAAGTTCTGTTCCTTCCATTCCCACGTTGTTTGTAAAAACATGCTTTGCATAATATGCCCATTTTTCTTCAGAGTTTCCATATGGATAGAACATTGGGGAATACATGTCTTGGAATCCATATTTTTCTATGAATTCCGGAAAGTTCTTTCTAAATCTTTCCCCTCCATATTCAAGTCCTGCAGATGCGGATAATCCTGCCCCTGCTCCGATTATTATGTAATCTGCATCATTTATGAGTTCCTTTAACTTTTCAACCCTTTCATCATAATCATTTTTTTCAATTTTTCCCATTCTTTTACTCCTTTTTAAAAACTAATGTGATTCTAATAAATTTTTCCTATATATTTCTGTAGCATTATTTGAAAATGTATTGAAAATAACCTTTTCAATGCTTGTATCCTTATTGTTTTTCAAATAATCTCTCACAGTTTTTATTGCTAATCTTGAAGCCAAATCCTTTGGGAAATTAAACACTCCTGTTGATATGGAACAAAATGCTATGGATTTCAACCCTTCTTTATCTGCCAGTTCCAAACAGGATCTATAGCAGTTTTCAAGTTCTTCAATTTCCTCTTCATTTGGCTCTTGGCCATATGGTATGGCAGGGCCTACGGTATGTATGACATATTTGGAAGGAAGATTATAGGCTGATGTAATTTTTGCATTTCCATTTGGCTCTTCATGGCCTTGCTTTGTCATGATTTCATAGCAATCCATTCTTAATTGGAATCCTGCAGCGGAATGAATCTGATTGTCAATGCAATTGTGCAGAGGAATGAAGCATCCTAACATCTGGCTGTTTGCTGCATTTACAATCGCATCTACTTGAAGGCAGGTAATGTCCCCTTGCCAATATGCAATTTTAGAATCTATTCCATTAGCTTTATTCATTGTTTCGATATCTTCTGCTGAAACCAAATTTTTGCTTTCAGTCTCTTCAGTGAGGATTCTATCTTGAATTTCATAATATTTATCACTTAATCGGACAGGGATTTGCACATTCATTAAGGCTCTTAGCAATCTTCTCTTATCTTCATACTTATCAGGAATTTCATAATCTTCCTCATAACTGCCATTCACAGACATCAATTCTTTTATTATAATGTCAATTTTCTTGTTCTTATCAAATTCATCCATATTTTACCTCCTTTTTAATTTTTTCTTACAATTTAATATTGTTCGCCATATATAAATCTTTTTTGTAACTTTTATGTAACCTCAAGCATATTTTTAATGCATGAACGGTTCTTCCAATTATCTTCATCTTTTTTCTATTTAAAATACTTAATTTAATTAATTATTGCTTATTTCTTCTTTAATAGAAAAACCTTTATAATTTTACTAATAAATCATAAAATAAAGAGTTCACATCTTATTTAATAATTTTATGGGGTTGTTTTAATGGAATTCAATATTGTAAAGGAACTGAATGGGCAATTTGATCCTATTGTACTGATTAAAACAGATGAAAAGCCGGAGAATGCATTGATGCCTAAAGCAGGAAGAGGAGGCTGTGTAATGTCTTTGGTTGGACAGGCCATTGCAAAGAGGAAATAACCGCATTTGGCCGTGAAAACATCACTTGCGGAGGAGTGTCTGCAGGATTCGGTTGGGGAACCGGCTTTAAGACAGATAAGGATAGGGAGTTTCAGGCAACATTTTTATCTTTAGGTATTGAGTCTGCTAAGGATGAGGAATATTTCCTAGAGCGATTGAGCTATTTGCCGGAACCTACTCAAAAGATGTTTATGAAAGGTGAAAGGATCTTTTCAGATTTTGATACAGCATATGAAAACATTAAGAACAGGCCATTATATGATGAAGGGCACTATGTTGTCTTCAAGCCAATTGAGTTTCTTGAAGAGGATGAAGTTCCTGACTCAGTTGTTTTCACACTGAACACCATGGAATTGTCTGCAGTTCTTCAATTGAACGGTTCATTCAGGGCTGAAAGTGCCCATATCATGACCCCTCAAGCTTCCGCATGTCAAGCTATTGGTGCATTCACCTTTGAGCAAAAGGATAGTGAAAATCCTGTTCCTGTCTTAAGCCCACTTGACTTTGCAGCAAGGGCTCATATGAGGAGGCTGATTCCAGATGAATACATGAACCTGTCCATGCCTTGGAATCTGTTCTTAAGATTAGATGAATTAAGTAAAAATAGCGTTTTTCAAACCCATTTTTGGGAAGATTTCGGAAATAAATAATTAAAAAGTGAAAAATAATCAGTGAAAAAAATAATGAAAATAAATAAGTTTAACTTATTTATATTTCATATACTTTTGGAGGTTCTCCTGAAAAGTCGGCAATGGTTGCTTTGCCTTCTGAAATGGTAAATACTTCAAAGATTGGATTGTCTCCGCTTTCATATAATGCTTTCACTAAATCATTTGCATCAATGACTTTTTGCTTGATTTCCAAATCATCGACAAATTCAACTTTTCCTGCAATTCTAATCCATTGGAATTCAGGAGTTGCTGCAGTCATTTCAAAGTTAGGGTTTGCTTCCAATTCCTTGTACATTGGTTTTTGATTGCTTGTACAGAAATAAGGTTTGTTGTCTTCAGCAAAGTAGAAAAGGATAGGCCTTACTTTTGCATTTCCGTCAAGTCCGAGAGTTGCCAAGTATTGTTGTGGGTTTTCAGTCAAGAATTTGATTACTTCTTCCATTTTTTCATCTCCATAAATTATTTTAAATCTATATTTTTTCTTTATTTCAAACGTTTTGTGTTTAACGTTAATTATAGATTATTTTAGGATTAATATAAAGGTTTTGTAACCAAAAAGTAACAAAATTAGCTTTAATCACCTTTTAGTAACTTATATGTGCTTAGTTACTTTTTGGTAACTAAAATTTTATAAATATTATTAAATAAAATACTTTTATTAGAAGAGGTGATTTGATGGTTATATTGGATGGCAGCATTTGTCCAGTGGATCAGTCCTTGAAATTATTTAGCAAAAAATGGCACATTCAGATTATTAGGGATTTATTCTTTGGAAAAAAGAGATTTAAAGAGTTTAAAGAGGATAAGCCTGATTTAAGCAATAAAGTTTTAACAGACTGCTTAAAGGATTTGGAATCCAATGGCCTAATAGGAAAAAAGACTTTTGAAGACAATTCTAAAGTAACTGAATACTATTTGACAGATGAAGGAAAAAGAATGAATAGAATTATTTATGAATTAGCTATGTTCACTTTAGAAAAAGATGATTCCCCATCAGACAATAAACGTGATGAGATTATAAATTTATTCAAGACCACTTTAAATATTGATAATTAAAAATATTTATAGATAAGAATAAGTATTAGATTAAGTTTTAAAATAAGTTTTAAAAAAATTAATAGTTTTATAAAAAAAGAAAAAAAGAAAGTAAGTTAATTTAGCTTAATTGACTTACTTTAATCAATGATTCGATTGGGACTCCATCCACTTCTTCGAGTCCTGACTTATCGATCAATACAGTCACTACAACCGGATTTCCACCATGGTCCTTGACTACCTTGATTACATCCTTGATTGTGTCACCGCTGGTAGTTACGTCATCTACAATGACTATTTTTTTGCCTTCCACAGTACCGAAGTTGCTGCTTATAGCTCCTTCATCGCTGTTAGCTGCATTGGTTCTGTGTTTCTTAGGGTGGAAAATGGATATGCAAGTGGTTGTTCCAGTCAATTCCTCAATCACATCAGCCATCATGGTTGCAAATGGAATTCCGCTGGTTGCGATTCCCACTACAAGGTCGATGTCCCCATGCTTCAATGCAATGTCACTTAAGGCTGCTGAAACATATCTAAGTCTGGTTGCGCTTCCCCCTAAGCTGTTCCAGTTGATTGCAATGTCAACAGGAGCTTCTGCTGCAGGTGATTCCCTTTGTAAGGTCAACCATTGTGCTGTATCCATTGATACATTAAGCTCATCAGCTATTTCCCCAGTGGTAAATCCATGGTTTCTAAGTTCTTGAGCTCTGTTAATAAGTTCTTGGTTCATAATTTTTCCTCACTTATGATTATAAATTAATTTTATTTTTTTCTTTAATGATTGGATATCTTTGATTTAAATGCGGATTGATATTTTTATCTAAAGTTGATTGGACTGTGTTCCTTAGATGATTTGTTTGCTGCAAGAACCATCTTTAGGGCCTTAAGTCCGTCTTCACCGGTGATTTCCGGTTCCTCATCAGCTTCAATCTTGCATAGGAATGAGTTCAATTCTTCACTTAATGGCTCTACAGGTTTGATTTGAATGTCTTGTGCAAACTTACCATAGACTTCAATGCTTTGGTCGATGTAGTCGATGGTGATTATTCCATCGGTACCTGTAATTTCAATTTGTCTACGTTTGTAAGGAGTCAACCAGTTTACTTCCAAGATACCTGTAATGTCTTCATCAAAGCTTACCATGATTTCCGCATGGTCTTCAAAGTCTGATTGATCCAATATGCTGCTCATGGTAGCGTAGACCTGTTTGACCGGTGCTTCAATAAGGAAGTTCATTACATCCAAATCGTGAATTGCAAGGTCAATGGCCACTCCCACATCCTTAATTCTTGGGGGGAAAGGACCTACCCTTTTAGCTGAAATGGTTACCAAGTCACCGATCACTTCGTTTTCAATAAGCTCTTTAGCCTTTTGCACTGCAGGATTGAACCTTTCCACATGTCCGGTTGCAAGCTTTACGCCTGCTTCCTTTGCA
Proteins encoded in this window:
- a CDS encoding protein-ADP-ribose hydrolase, coding for MDEFDKNKKIDIIIKELMSVNGSYEEDYEIPDKYEDKRRLLRALMNVQIPVRLSDKYYEIQDRILTEETESKNLVSAEDIETMNKANGIDSKIAYWQGDITCLQVDAIVNAANSQMLGCFIPLHNCIDNQIHSAAGFQLRMDCYEIMTKQGHEEPNGNAKITSAYNLPSKYVIHTVGPAIPYGQEPNEEEIEELENCYRSCLELADKEGLKSIAFCSISTGVFNFPKDLASRLAIKTVRDYLKNNKDTSIEKVIFNTFSNNATEIYRKNLLESH
- a CDS encoding DUF169 domain-containing protein, whose amino-acid sequence is MTAFGRENITCGGVSAGFGWGTGFKTDKDREFQATFLSLGIESAKDEEYFLERLSYLPEPTQKMFMKGERIFSDFDTAYENIKNRPLYDEGHYVVFKPIEFLEEDEVPDSVVFTLNTMELSAVLQLNGSFRAESAHIMTPQASACQAIGAFTFEQKDSENPVPVLSPLDFAARAHMRRLIPDEYMNLSMPWNLFLRLDELSKNSVFQTHFWEDFGNK
- a CDS encoding pyridoxamine 5'-phosphate oxidase family protein, yielding MEEVIKFLTENPQQYLATLGLDGNAKVRPILFYFAEDNKPYFCTSNQKPMYKELEANPNFEMTAATPEFQWIRIAGKVEFVDDLEIKQKVIDANDLVKALYESGDNPIFEVFTISEGKATIADFSGEPPKVYEI
- a CDS encoding helix-turn-helix domain-containing protein — protein: MVILDGSICPVDQSLKLFSKKWHIQIIRDLFFGKKRFKEFKEDKPDLSNKVLTDCLKDLESNGLIGKKTFEDNSKVTEYYLTDEGKRMNRIIYELAMFTLEKDDSPSDNKRDEIINLFKTTLNIDN
- a CDS encoding orotate phosphoribosyltransferase-like protein — its product is MNQELINRAQELRNHGFTTGEIADELNVSMDTAQWLTLQRESPAAEAPVDIAINWNSLGGSATRLRYVSAALSDIALKHGDIDLVVGIATSGIPFATMMADVIEELTGTTTCISIFHPKKHRTNAANSDEGAISSNFGTVEGKKIVIVDDVTTSGDTIKDVIKVVKDHGGNPVVVTVLIDKSGLEEVDGVPIESLIKVSQLS
- a CDS encoding Gfo/Idh/MocA family oxidoreductase yields the protein MRTINVGVIGVGAMGYNHARVYSKLENANLVAVADVVKPTLDKVVKKYKTKGYSEIEDLLKDPEIEAVSVCVPTTFHHEVVMEAIKHGKHVLVEKPIAFTAEEAEEMINAAKEAGVKLATGHVERFNPAVQKAKELIENEVIGDLVTISAKRVGPFPPRIKDVGVAIDLAIHDLDVMNFLIEAPVKQVYATMSSILDQSDFEDHAEIMVSFDEDITGILEVNWLTPYKRRQIEITGTDGIITIDYIDQSIEVYGKFAQDIQIKPVEPLSEELNSFLCKIEADEEPEITGEDGLKALKMVLAANKSSKEHSPINFR